The Blastomonas sp. SL216 DNA window TCATCGCGATGCGATGATCGAGCAGCGTCGCGACCGGGCCGCCGCCGGGCAGCAGCGCGCCGCCGCTGCCGGTGATGACCAGGCCATCCTCCTGTTCCTCGACCGCCACGCCAATCGCTTCGAGCCCGCGCGCCATCGTCGCCAGCCGATCCGATTCCTTGACGCGCAGCTCGTCGAGCCCGGTGGTCACCGTGGTGCCGTGCGCCATGGCAGCGGCGATGAAGAACACCGGAAATTCATCGACCATGCTGGGCACGATCGCCGGATCGACGGCGATGCCCTGAAGCGTGCTGGCCCGCACGCGCAGGTCCGCCACCGGCTCGCCGCCGACCGTGCGCGCGTTGAGCCGCTCGATCTGCCCGCCCATCTGCTCCAGCACCGTGATGAGGCCGGTGCGGGTCACGTTCATGCCGACATTCTCGATGATCAGGTCCGATCCCGGCACGATCAATGCCGCAACGATGAAGAACGCGGCGGAGGACGGATCGCCCGGCACGACAATGTCCTGCGCCTTGAGGTCGCACGGACCGGTGACCGATATGTGCCGCACGCCATCGGCATCGGTCGCCACCGTCAGCGGCGCGCCGAATCCGGCCAGCATCTTCTCGCTATGGTCGCGGGTCGCCACCGGTTCGATCACCGTGGTTGTGCCCGGCGTGTTGAGCGCCGCGAGCAGGATCGCCGATTTCACCTGCGCCGATGCGACGGGCAGCCGGTAGGTGATCGGCACCGCAGGTTGCAGCCCGCGCACCATCAGCGGCAGCGTGCCGCCGGGGCTGGCGTTGAATTCTGCCCCCATTTCGCTCAATGGATCGATAACCCGCGCCATCGGACGGCGGCTCAGCGAGGCATCGCCAGTGAACATCGCGGTGATCGGGTGGCTGGCGACCAGCCCCATCAGCAGCCGGGTCGAGGTGCCGCTATTGCCCATGTCGAGTGCCTGGGCCGGTTGCATCAACCCGCCGACCCCCACGCCATGGACGGTCCAGACGCCATCATCGCCCTGCTCGATCTGTGCCCCCATGGCCCGCATCGCCGCAGCGGTAGCCAGAACATCCTCGCCCTCCAGCAGGCCGGAGATGCGGCTGGTCCCGACGCACAGCGCAGAGAGCATCAGCGCGCGGTGCGATATCGACTTGTCGCCGGGCACACGGATGGCGCCCTTCAGCGCGGAACCTGCGGAAAAGCGGCGCGGGCGCGCGGCCTCGTCAGCGTCATGGGCCATGATGTTCAGTGCATATCCGTTTGGGCAAGGCTGCCGGGGGTAAAAGCGACGCAGCTTTTGACAGCGGCACAAAGCTATGGCAAGGCGCACGCCAATTTTCCCGCTGGCTGCGCCGATGCGGCCTTGCGGGAATGTGCATCCTTCTCCACATCGATCAACCGATTGTATCGAAAACCGAGGCATTATTCATGATCAAGCCTGAATGGGGCGCCAAGCACAGCTGCCCGAAATGCGGCACCCGCTTTTACGACCTTGGCAAGGACGACCCCGTATCCTGCATCAACTGCGGCAACAGCTGGACGCCCGAGCCGGTGCTGAAGTCGAAGCAGCCGCTGCCCTTCGAGGAAGAGAAGAAGAAGGTCATCGAGAAGGAGGACGTCGATCTGGCCGATGAGGATCTGGACATCGACGAGGACGGCGATTCGCCGGACAACGATGTCGATCTGGGTGGCGACGACGATCTGGGCGTCGCTGCGGCGGACGACGACGACGAGGAAAGCTGAGGCTTTCGGTCGGACTCACGAAATATCGGCAAGGGGCAAAATTGCCCCTTGCCACCTTCGGATCGCTCGACTAAAGGGCGGTCCTTCCCGACGCCGGGGGCCAAATTCCGGCGAAAAATGGGGCCTTAGCTCAGCTGGGAGAGCGCTACACTGGCAGTGTAGAGGTCAGCGGTTCGATCCCGCTAGGCTCCACCATTTTTCCTTGCATCGCTGCACCACTTCAGACCTTCGCTGACATGCGCCAGCGGCGACGATCGCCATGGCGTATTTCCGGTCTGCAGGCTGCGTTTCTCCCCTCCACGGCCAAAGCAAAAAAAGGCTTGCGCCTCTGCGGCCCAGCGGGCGACCAGTCTGGATCACCTGAAACATCAGGCCTGCCAGCCAGAATCATCCGGAACCATTTCGACGTTTTTCAGTAAAGCTGAATAACGACACCAAAACGATTCCTATCAAGATCAATGGATCGTTGAATTCATCAGCGTCTGGCGAATTCGGTTCTCAGCCTTGCCAAGTTTCTTTGCGTGCAAGTAAGCCCATCGATATTTCGTGAAAGCCTCATTGCATGGACTGAGCGAAATGAAGATTTCCACTCTAGTGACAAGCCTTTTGTTGGCGGCTTGCTGGCCTGCCCCGTCTGCCTCTGCACAGCAGGTCATAGCAGCAGGGCAGCTCGACCTTGCGGGCTATCAGGCGACCTGCGGGTCGGCCCGGACCGTGGTGTTGCCGATGGCAGACATCGCTGCCACCCGGGGAGGCACGATCTATCTCAACTCCGCCCTTATGGCGAGGCCCCGTGCCGAACAGCTGTTCTGGTACACGCATGAATGCGCCCATCTCATTTTTGGCGGCGGCGAGATGCGGGCGGACTGCTGGGCGGTGCAACAGGGCCGCCTTCACGGCTGGTTGTCGCCTGAAGATTTTGACGTGCTGGCTGCATCCATGCGGCGGCACCCAGGCGATCGGGCACACCCGCCCGGACCCCAGCGGGTTGCGGCGATGGCGGCCTGCTATGATCGATAGGGCTTGCTTTGCCGCCTGCTATGCTGAGGATGCCCAGGATGACCCATCTGATCATCGCAGGCGCAACAGGGCTCGTCGGTAGCATCACGCTGGCCAAGGCGCTGGCAGACCCGCGAGTGACGCACGTGACCGCGCCGACCCGCAGCGCGCTGACGCCGCATGCCAGGCTGACCAATCCGATCGTCGACTACGAGGCGTTGCCGACCGATGCAGACTGGTGGCGCGCCGATGCGGTGATCTGCGCACTCGGAACGACGCGGGCCAAGGCCGGATCGGATGCGGCCTTTTACCGGGTCGACCATGATTATCCGGTGATGGTGGCCCATGCTGCGCGGGCGCATGGCGCGCAAGCCATGGCGCTCGTCTCCGCAATCGGAGCGGATGCGCGCTCGCGGCTGCTTTACAACCGCACCAAGGGCGAGGTGGAGGCCAGCATCGGCGCACTTGGCTATCCCAGCTATACCAT harbors:
- a CDS encoding TIGR02300 family protein, producing the protein MIKPEWGAKHSCPKCGTRFYDLGKDDPVSCINCGNSWTPEPVLKSKQPLPFEEEKKKVIEKEDVDLADEDLDIDEDGDSPDNDVDLGGDDDLGVAAADDDDEES
- a CDS encoding NAD(P)H-binding protein, translating into MTHLIIAGATGLVGSITLAKALADPRVTHVTAPTRSALTPHARLTNPIVDYEALPTDADWWRADAVICALGTTRAKAGSDAAFYRVDHDYPVMVAHAARAHGAQAMALVSAIGADARSRLLYNRTKGEVEASIGALGYPSYTIVRPGLIGGERQEFRPAERVSDAILRVLGPVLPRQWRISPAENIAAALIDAALAARPGRHIVSAAQLA
- the aroA gene encoding 3-phosphoshikimate 1-carboxyvinyltransferase, whose translation is MAHDADEAARPRRFSAGSALKGAIRVPGDKSISHRALMLSALCVGTSRISGLLEGEDVLATAAAMRAMGAQIEQGDDGVWTVHGVGVGGLMQPAQALDMGNSGTSTRLLMGLVASHPITAMFTGDASLSRRPMARVIDPLSEMGAEFNASPGGTLPLMVRGLQPAVPITYRLPVASAQVKSAILLAALNTPGTTTVIEPVATRDHSEKMLAGFGAPLTVATDADGVRHISVTGPCDLKAQDIVVPGDPSSAAFFIVAALIVPGSDLIIENVGMNVTRTGLITVLEQMGGQIERLNARTVGGEPVADLRVRASTLQGIAVDPAIVPSMVDEFPVFFIAAAMAHGTTVTTGLDELRVKESDRLATMARGLEAIGVAVEEQEDGLVITGSGGALLPGGGPVATLLDHRIAMSFAVAGLVSERGVEVDDTRPIATSFPDFLALLDQARPAA